In Elaeis guineensis isolate ETL-2024a chromosome 1, EG11, whole genome shotgun sequence, a genomic segment contains:
- the LOC105032876 gene encoding protein NSP-INTERACTING KINASE 1, giving the protein MRTYSWELIGSMGAKHRKNGLFLLVFLWTWASAAALLSPKGVNFEVQALMYIKDSLKDPHSVLENWDRDSVDPCSWAMVTCSSENLVISLGIPSQNLSGTLSPSIGNLTNLETVLLQNNNISGPIPPEIGKLSKLKTLDLSNNYFTGGIPTSIGQLESLQYLRLNNNSLSGACPLSLATLTELAFLDLSYNYLSGPIPRFPARTFNIVGNPLVCATGSEQDCFGMAPMPLSYNLNNSQSTPTSGRPRSDKVAVAFGSGIGGIGLLILGVGLFLWWRQKHSRQILFDVDDQCNEEVCLGNLKRFQFRELQIATDNFSSKNILGKGGFGNVYKGQLTDGTLVAVKRLKDGNAAGGEIQFQTEVEMISLAVHRNLLRLYGFCMTATERLLVYPYMSNGSVASRLKGKPPLDWITRKRISLGAARGLLYLHEQCDPKIIHRDVKAANILLDDYCEAIVGDFGLAKLLDHRDSHVTTAVRGTVGHIAPEYLSTGQSSEKTDVFGFGILLLELITGQTALEFGKAANQKGAMLDWVKRIHQEKKLDTIVDKVLRNHYDRIELEEMVQVALLCTQYLPGHRPKMSEVVRMLEGDGLAERWEASQRVEAYKCKLHEFSSERCSSDLTDDSSLLVQAMELSGPR; this is encoded by the exons ATGCGTACCTACTCCTGGGAGCTTATTGGTTCAATGGGAGCAAAGCATAGGAAAAATGGGCTCTTTCTTCTGGTGTTTCTTTGGACCTGGGCTTCTGCAGCTGCTCTTCTCTCCCCTAAAGGTGTTAACTTTGAAG TGCAAGCTTTGATGTATATCAAAGACTCTCTAAAGGATCCCCATAGTGTTCTTGAGAACTGGGATAGGGACTCCGTGGATCCATGCAGCTGGGCTATGGTTACCTGCTCATCAGAAAATCTGGTCATTAGCCT AGGAATTCCCAGCCAAAACTTATCTGGTACATTATCTCCAAGTATAGGGAATTTGACCAACCTTGAAACTGT gcTCCTACAAAACAACAACATATCAGGACCAATTCCACCAGAGATTGGGAAGCTCTCAAAGCTTAAAACACTTGACCTCTCCAACAACTACTTCACTGGTGGAATTCCCACCTCTATTGGCCAACTGGAAAGCCTTCAGTACCT GAGACTTAACAACAACAGTCTTTCTGGAGCATGCCCTCTGTCTTTAGCCACCCTCACAGAGCTAGCTTTTCT GGACTTATCTTATAATTATTTGAGTGGTCCTATCCCAAGATTTCCAGCAAGGACGTTCAA CATTGTTGGAAATCCTCTGGTTTGTGCCACTGGTTCAGAGCAAGATTGCTTTGGGATGGCGCCCATGCCATTGTCGTATAACTTGAACAATTCACAGA GTACTCCAACCTCAGGAAGGCCCAGAAGCGATAAAGTCGCTGTTGCATTTGGGTCCGGCATTGGAGGCATCGGTTTACTAATTCTCGGTGTTGGACTATTTTTATGGTGGAGACAAAAACATAGCCGACAGATCCTTTTTGATGTTGATG accAATGTAATGAGGAAGTTTGCCTTGGAAACTTAAAGAGGTTTCAGTTCAGAGAGCTCCAGATTGCAACAGATAACTTCAGTAGCAAGAACATTCTGGGAAAAGGTGGCTTTGGAAATGTCTACAAAGGTCAGCTCACCGATGGAACTTTAGTCGCCGTAAAAAGGCTCAAGGATGGAAATGCTGCGGGTGGAGAGATCCAGTTTCAGACCGAAGTGGAGATGATAAGCTTGGCAGTGCACAGAAACCTCCTCAGATTGTATGGGTTCTGTATGACTGCTACAGAGAGGCTTCTAGTGTATCCTTATATGTCCAATGGAAGTGTTGCTTCCCGACTCAAAG GAAAACCACCCTTGGATTGGATTACTAGAAAGAGAATATCACTAGGAGCTGCAAGAGGTCTTCTGTATCTTCATGAGCAGTGTGATCCTAAGATAATTCACAGGGACGTAAAGGCTGCTAATATATTGCTCGACGACTATTGTGAAGCCATAGTAGGAGATTTTGGGCTTGCAAAGCTTTTGGATCACAGGGACTCGCATGTGACCACAGCAGTTCGGGGCACCGTCGGGCATATAGCTCCAGAATATCTCTCCACAGGCCAGTCCTCTGAAAAGACTGACGTCTTTGGCTTTGGAATCCTCCTCCTTGAGCTAATAACTGGTCAGACTGCTCTAGAATTTGGCAAGGCAGCAAACCAGAAAGGAGCCATGCTTGATTGG GTGAAAAGGATCCATCAAGAAAAGAAGCTCGATACAATTGTGGACAAGGTCCTAAGGAACCACTATGATaggattgagcttgaagagatgGTCCAAGTAGCACTGTTGTGCACCCAGTACCTTCCTGGCCACAGGCCCAAAATGTCGGAGGTGGTTCGAATGCTTGAAGGTGATGGACTTGCAGAGAGATGGGAAGCCTCGCAGAGAGTTGAAGCCTACAAGTGCAAGCTGCATGAGTTCTCCTCGGAGCGCTGCTCCTCTGACTTGACTGATGATTCATCATTACTGGTTCAAGCAATGGAGCTTTCTGGTCCAAGGTAA